From Cellvibrio zantedeschiae, the proteins below share one genomic window:
- a CDS encoding M23 family metallopeptidase, whose translation MKIIIVNSDHGQTRSLTLGGWTRAFLSVCLLGIPTVIGAWGYSWLVNFDKKDAFNAEAPGWGLSLSEQKEKLEKSRKQSEGQVAALTAKVAELQARLVRLDAVGERLTKVAKLDKGEFDFRQLPGVGGPLNNEIRANPSPTDFLLTMDQLTQHVQNREQQFKALDSILISRSFDMESLFDRLPVENGYMSSTFGYRTDPFNGKQEFHSGIDFTAPTGTAVTAVAPGVVTSSMLTSDYGNLLEINHGGSFETRYAHNKINLVKAGDVVKKGQVIALVGSTGRSTAPHVHFEVYKNGRVVDPATYLHTASR comes from the coding sequence ATGAAAATTATTATCGTCAACTCAGATCACGGACAAACCCGTAGTTTGACCCTTGGAGGTTGGACCCGTGCGTTTTTGTCTGTTTGTCTGTTGGGTATTCCGACGGTAATAGGTGCTTGGGGATACAGTTGGCTCGTTAACTTCGACAAAAAAGACGCGTTTAATGCCGAAGCACCTGGTTGGGGTTTAAGCCTTAGCGAGCAAAAAGAAAAACTTGAAAAATCCCGTAAACAAAGTGAAGGGCAGGTGGCAGCCCTAACAGCCAAAGTCGCTGAGCTGCAGGCTCGTTTGGTTCGTTTGGATGCTGTGGGTGAGCGACTGACTAAGGTCGCCAAGCTTGATAAAGGCGAATTCGATTTTCGCCAGTTGCCGGGTGTTGGCGGGCCTCTAAATAATGAGATAAGAGCTAATCCTTCACCAACCGATTTCCTTCTCACGATGGATCAGCTTACGCAGCATGTTCAAAATCGTGAGCAGCAATTTAAAGCACTAGATTCTATTCTTATTTCCCGCAGTTTTGACATGGAATCGCTATTCGACCGCTTGCCGGTAGAGAATGGCTACATGTCATCCACTTTCGGGTACCGCACAGATCCTTTTAACGGCAAACAGGAATTCCATTCAGGTATAGATTTTACTGCTCCCACGGGCACCGCAGTTACAGCGGTAGCGCCCGGTGTTGTTACCTCATCAATGCTCACAAGCGATTACGGAAACTTGCTTGAGATTAATCACGGTGGCAGTTTTGAAACGCGCTATGCACACAACAAAATCAATTTGGTAAAAGCGGGCGATGTAGTTAAAAAAGGCCAAGTCATCGCACTCGTTGGTTCAACAGGCCGCTCTACCGCTCCTCATGTTCACTTTGAAGTTTATAAAAATGGTCGCGTGGTAGATCCCGCAACCTATCTTCATACTGCAAGTCGTTAA